In the genome of Siniperca chuatsi isolate FFG_IHB_CAS linkage group LG17, ASM2008510v1, whole genome shotgun sequence, one region contains:
- the srd5a1 gene encoding 3-oxo-5-alpha-steroid 4-dehydrogenase 1 yields MDALLSRLFSSEEEELHILDCMAYFMVFMAACTFVTLLFENVPYGRYATSKYGFPVNVRFAWFVQELPAFVVPLCLVVWTSSGKTSLVPNQLLIAMYFCHYIQRSLIYPFLIRGGKATPFASFAQAFVFCIYNGYMQIRYLSHYAEYPAYWVTHPCFIAGSVLWLVGWLVNVHSDHILRKLRKPGETGYKIPTGGMFEYVSGANFLGEITEWAGFALAGHSVHSSAFAIFTTVVLASRAVAHHKWYLAKFEDYPKSRTALIPFLF; encoded by the exons ATGGACGCACTGCTCTCCAGGCTCTTCTCCTCGGAAGAAGAGGAGCTGCACATTTTGGACTGCATGGCTTACTTTATGGTTTTCATGGCAGCCTGCACTTTCGTTACTTTGCTCTTCGAAAATGTCCCATACGGGCGATATGCTACCAGCAAATATGGATTTCCAGTTAATGTCAGGTTTGCTTGGTTCGTTCAGGAGCTGCCAGCGTTTGTGGTGCctttgtgtctggtagtttggACATCCTCTGGGAAAACCTCTCTAGTGCCCAACCAGCTGCTCATTGCCATGTATTTCTGCCACTATATTCAGAG ATCCCTTATTTATCCGTTTTTAATCCGAGGAGGTAAAGCAACACCATTCGCCTCATTTGCCCAGGCCTTTGTTTTCTGCATCTATAATGGCTACATGCAGATCAGGTACCTGAGCCATTATGCTGAGTACCCTGCATATTGGGTTACACATCCATGCTTCATCGCAG GGTCTGTACTGTGGTTGGTCGGTTGGCTGGTGAATGTGCACTCTGACCACATCCTGAGGAAACTGAGAAAGCCCGGAGAGACTGGTTACAAGATTCCCACAG GCGGAATGTTTGAATATGTGTCTGGAGCCAACTTCTTAGGAGAGATAACAGAGTGGGCAGGCTTCGCTCTGGCTGGCCACTCTGTTCACAGTTCAGCTTTTGCCATCTTTACCACAGTGGTCCTCGCCAGCAGGGCTGTGGCCCACCACAA ATGGTACCTCGCTAAGTTCGAAGACTACCCTAAAAGTAGGACGGCACTGATTCCCTTCCTGTTCTAA